The Desulfuromonas versatilis genome has a segment encoding these proteins:
- a CDS encoding sensor histidine kinase, which translates to MDTLKIATCLESHEEWLMLRMLEYAKQCGYTRYTSTLAEAWRAAVKGLSAALIQALNANPDPPIIGPDEDFANDPIAGFGILQARRHRTRGVTLAMFLGMMKYCRQAFQDLLQEGDFSAREQNDLRQYLDRFFDRIELGFCTEWTEKTEGAKLDELQDANRRLTNEKNLYLTLFESLQGPVLFFGPDHKLINLNHAAANLFAGKSIPGASYYGHARPTNDLDWLVQRLRELSPESPELSFTTSLQTQGQPSVFQVRLKRMLDVSVKFIGTAVVLEDVSELKSAQTAISAARDFYLKLFEDFPALIWRAGKDARCNYFNRTWLDFTGRSLSQETGDGWTQGVHPEDLEGCLQTYQQSFPARRPFAMEYRLRHHSGEYRWINHIGRPFHDLEGRFAGYIGSCYDISESKQSQQRLNELLVDLQRSNQELENFAYVASHDLQEPLRMITGYIQLLSRRYQGRLDQDADDFIGFAVDGARRMEALIKDLLAYSRVGRKGQPPEKVDCNKLISTVLNNLAASIRESGAELRIGELPEVMADPLQLTQLFQNLVHNALKFKTDAAPRIEVRATPRGGFWEFAISDNGIGIDARHRERIFQIFQRLHPIGQYPGTGIGLAICKKIIDRHGGNIWVEGEPGSGTSFHFTLRSA; encoded by the coding sequence ATGGATACGCTGAAAATCGCCACTTGCCTTGAAAGCCACGAAGAGTGGCTGATGCTGCGTATGCTGGAGTATGCCAAGCAATGCGGCTACACCCGTTACACCTCGACCCTGGCCGAAGCCTGGCGGGCAGCGGTGAAGGGGCTTTCCGCCGCTCTGATCCAGGCGCTCAACGCCAATCCGGATCCACCAATTATCGGGCCGGACGAAGATTTCGCCAACGACCCCATTGCCGGATTCGGCATTCTTCAGGCCCGGCGACACCGCACCCGCGGGGTCACCCTCGCCATGTTCCTCGGGATGATGAAGTACTGCCGCCAGGCCTTCCAGGACCTGCTCCAGGAAGGGGATTTTTCTGCCAGGGAACAAAATGACCTGCGGCAGTATCTAGATCGTTTCTTTGACCGGATCGAACTCGGATTCTGCACCGAGTGGACGGAAAAGACCGAAGGCGCCAAACTGGACGAACTGCAGGATGCCAACCGGCGGCTGACCAACGAAAAAAACCTCTACCTGACGCTGTTCGAGAGTTTGCAGGGCCCGGTGCTCTTTTTCGGCCCGGACCACAAGCTCATTAACCTCAATCATGCCGCGGCCAATCTTTTTGCCGGCAAATCCATTCCCGGCGCATCCTATTACGGCCATGCGCGCCCGACCAATGACCTGGACTGGCTCGTCCAGAGACTGCGCGAACTTTCCCCCGAAAGCCCCGAGCTGAGTTTCACGACCAGCCTCCAGACCCAGGGCCAGCCATCGGTTTTCCAGGTCAGGTTGAAGCGCATGCTCGACGTCAGTGTGAAATTCATCGGAACCGCAGTCGTTCTCGAAGATGTCTCGGAGCTCAAAAGCGCCCAGACGGCCATCAGCGCCGCCCGCGACTTCTATCTCAAGCTGTTCGAGGATTTCCCGGCGCTGATCTGGCGGGCGGGGAAGGACGCCCGCTGCAACTATTTCAACCGCACTTGGCTGGACTTTACCGGGCGCTCGCTGAGTCAGGAAACCGGCGATGGCTGGACCCAAGGGGTCCACCCGGAGGATCTGGAGGGCTGCCTGCAGACGTATCAGCAATCGTTTCCGGCCAGGCGCCCCTTCGCCATGGAGTACCGGCTGCGTCACCACAGCGGTGAGTACCGGTGGATCAATCATATCGGTCGCCCTTTCCACGATCTGGAGGGGCGGTTCGCCGGTTATATCGGCTCATGCTACGACATCAGCGAATCGAAGCAATCCCAGCAGCGGTTAAACGAACTGCTGGTGGACCTTCAGCGTTCCAACCAGGAGCTGGAAAATTTCGCCTACGTCGCCTCCCACGACCTGCAGGAACCGTTGCGCATGATCACCGGCTATATCCAACTGCTTTCCCGCCGCTACCAGGGGCGGCTGGATCAGGATGCCGACGATTTCATCGGCTTTGCCGTCGACGGCGCACGCAGGATGGAGGCGCTGATCAAAGATCTGCTTGCCTACAGCCGGGTCGGCCGGAAAGGCCAACCGCCCGAGAAGGTCGACTGCAACAAGCTGATTTCCACGGTTCTAAACAATCTTGCCGCCAGCATCAGGGAAAGCGGCGCGGAGCTGCGGATCGGAGAGCTGCCGGAAGTGATGGCCGATCCCCTGCAGCTGACCCAGCTGTTTCAGAATCTCGTGCATAACGCCCTTAAATTCAAAACCGATGCGGCCCCCCGGATCGAGGTACGGGCCACCCCCAGGGGCGGGTTCTGGGAATTCGCGATCAGCGACAACGGCATCGGCATTGACGCCCGCCATCGGGAGAGGATTTTTCAGATTTTTCAGCGACTCCACCCTATCGGCCAGTACCCCGGCACCGGCATAGGATTAGCCATCTGTAAAAAAATCATAGATAGACACGGCGGGAACATCTGGGTAGAAGGGGAACCCGGATCCGGAACGAGTTTTCATTTTACCCTGAGATCCGCCTGA
- a CDS encoding TonB-dependent receptor domain-containing protein gives MLHCLSVAALAFAEEVPLLEEIVVRGEHESPAMESLSIREVRESPARDIGEALQRVEGLDFVRKGAIANDVVLRGFQGDDLNVLLDGVRLYGGCPNRMDSPAFHFDFAEVEQIHILKGPYDLSNPGSLGGLVEATTRSAAPGFGGDLNLTLGSWDMVNAAGTIGFGGEGGDALAGHAYKYSLPPRSGDGKRITDIYPVTSSNRYRPEQIDSRAYDIHTTWLKAGLNPTAGSRSELGYSYQEADHVLYPYLQMDAEYDRTHRLNWLYRIADPVPGLEQIQLQAFWNQVNHLMHDELRESSRPSMMVTRDYMMRTDAYSRVVGLKLGTTLAAGDGTLKTGLDAYRRTWDAANQLAAFGYEKQPMIPDVDTDNLGAWGEYSLPLGDSLTLTGGVRGDLTRVEANKLESDRLGSLYQPYFPGTTLEADADFAEWSGNLQLSWSAGDALEVFAGLGSGVRVPDPQELYVGLRKPMGSNRVGNPELDPTRNNQVDLGVKYTAERIYLSASLFYSRLQDYIELVRLPDPDGADPLLPATSFENIEASLWGGEIGAQLALPGDLFLRAALAYSEGENRDDDTPLAEIPPLNGSLTLRYDSGRWFVEASEQFADHQDRVDPALDEQPTAGWAITNLKAGLTRSAWDLYLGVDNLFDKFYTRHLSYQRTPFASGVQVPEPGRFAYLSVAWHY, from the coding sequence ATGTTGCATTGCCTGTCGGTGGCAGCCCTCGCCTTCGCGGAGGAAGTTCCACTGCTGGAGGAGATCGTGGTCCGCGGCGAGCACGAATCGCCGGCCATGGAGAGTCTGAGCATCCGCGAGGTGCGCGAAAGCCCGGCGCGGGACATCGGCGAGGCCCTGCAACGGGTGGAGGGGCTCGATTTCGTCCGCAAGGGGGCCATCGCCAACGACGTGGTCCTGCGCGGCTTCCAGGGGGATGACCTGAATGTCCTGCTCGACGGGGTGCGGCTCTACGGCGGCTGCCCCAACCGCATGGATTCCCCGGCCTTCCATTTCGATTTCGCCGAGGTGGAGCAGATCCACATCCTCAAGGGGCCCTATGACCTGAGCAACCCGGGCAGCCTGGGGGGGCTGGTCGAGGCGACCACGCGCAGCGCCGCCCCCGGCTTCGGCGGCGACCTGAACCTGACCCTCGGCTCCTGGGACATGGTCAACGCCGCTGGGACCATCGGCTTCGGCGGCGAGGGGGGCGACGCACTGGCCGGCCACGCCTACAAATATTCGTTGCCGCCGCGCTCGGGCGACGGCAAACGCATCACCGACATCTACCCGGTGACCAGCAGCAACCGCTACCGGCCCGAGCAGATCGACTCGCGGGCCTACGACATCCACACCACCTGGCTGAAGGCCGGGCTCAACCCCACGGCCGGCTCGCGCAGCGAACTCGGCTACTCGTACCAGGAAGCCGACCACGTCCTCTACCCCTACCTGCAGATGGACGCCGAGTACGACCGCACCCACCGCCTCAACTGGCTCTACCGGATTGCCGATCCCGTGCCCGGTCTCGAGCAAATTCAGCTGCAGGCCTTCTGGAACCAGGTGAACCACCTGATGCACGACGAACTGCGGGAAAGCTCGCGGCCCAGCATGATGGTGACCCGCGACTACATGATGCGCACCGATGCCTACTCACGGGTGGTCGGCCTGAAGCTCGGCACCACCCTGGCCGCCGGGGACGGCACCTTGAAAACCGGCCTCGACGCCTACCGGCGCACCTGGGACGCCGCCAACCAGCTGGCGGCCTTCGGCTATGAAAAGCAGCCGATGATCCCCGACGTCGACACCGACAACCTGGGGGCCTGGGGCGAATATTCGCTGCCGCTGGGCGATTCGCTGACCCTCACCGGCGGGGTGCGCGGAGATCTGACCCGGGTCGAAGCCAACAAGCTCGAGAGCGACCGGCTCGGCTCGCTCTACCAGCCCTACTTTCCGGGAACCACGCTGGAGGCCGACGCCGATTTCGCCGAGTGGTCCGGCAACCTGCAGCTGAGCTGGTCCGCCGGCGACGCCCTCGAGGTCTTCGCCGGGCTCGGCAGCGGGGTGCGGGTCCCCGACCCCCAGGAGCTGTATGTCGGATTGCGCAAGCCGATGGGTTCGAACCGCGTCGGCAATCCGGAACTCGACCCGACCCGCAACAACCAGGTGGATCTCGGGGTGAAATACACCGCCGAGCGGATCTACCTGAGCGCTTCGCTTTTCTACAGCCGCCTGCAGGACTACATCGAGCTGGTCCGGCTCCCCGACCCCGACGGTGCCGACCCCCTGCTGCCGGCCACCAGCTTCGAGAACATCGAGGCGAGCCTCTGGGGAGGGGAAATCGGCGCCCAGCTGGCGCTGCCCGGCGATCTGTTCCTGCGCGCCGCCCTGGCCTACAGCGAAGGGGAAAACCGCGATGATGATACCCCGCTGGCGGAAATCCCGCCGCTGAACGGGTCGCTGACGCTGCGCTACGATTCGGGCCGCTGGTTCGTCGAGGCCAGCGAGCAGTTCGCCGACCACCAGGACCGGGTGGACCCGGCCCTGGATGAACAACCGACTGCCGGCTGGGCCATCACCAACCTCAAGGCCGGGCTCACGCGCAGCGCCTGGGACCTGTACCTGGGGGTCGACAACCTGTTCGACAAGTTCTACACCCGGCACCTTTCCTACCAGCGCACCCCCTTCGCTTCGGGAGTGCAGGTCCCCGAGCCGGGTCGCTTCGCCTACCTGAGCGTCGCCTGGCACTACTGA
- a CDS encoding response regulator, whose amino-acid sequence MPLRTEIALLLIEDNPGDARLLREMLDRSRFDLATRPTLGGGLDFLEANPVDLVLLDLSLPDSHGLDTLHTLRERVPHHPVVVLTGNDDDEIALGALHAGAQDYLVKGHFDEKLLTRSIRYALERHKIEAELIRTRQEWQDTLESLDDMITVHDTEFNVLLSNRAARAHLKIAPEVCRSGQKCHQYLHGLDSPHPGCVIARMLADGQPVSAELFEPHLQKYIETRAIPRVDARGRVIGAIHIVRDISERKRAEENERRNHQLSSAMTEAILSYLEGGNIRQMAKVMVSRCVEITGAGAGFLYELDSRGDARILALHEGAPASEKRLFQQIGKAADREHVYAIPRSHSLVFAPVERKQTILTNSPDGAKCAGGPYPPNHLPISSFLATPLFIGEEIVGVLGLANRPNGFGEREQLEIEAFAQTASLAVQTTRTEMARRTAIDHLRQSQKMEAVGQLAGGIAHDFNNLLTVIQGYSTLLIRALTQDEARQNDARTILKASERAAELVRSLLAFSRRQVFEPQVLDLNHLIRGTEKMLRRVIREDIEIELTLADKIPRVWADPVQIEQILMNLVVNARDAITDSGRILIETGTSVLNQAFVDLHPGAVLGTYATLSVKDTGCGMSEEIRLKVFEPFFTTKERGKGTGLGLSTVYGIVKQSGGYIEVHSKPEEGATFLIHLPCTERRVEKPAAPAAQALPALAKGVLVVEDEQGVLDLTARLLRSCGYQVVEADSPERALKIMENSAPGIDLLLTDVVMPGSNGFQLAERLRQIHPELKVLFMSGYAETAVSAPSEVTDGRNFIQKPFNLETLTHKIQAIFSPRDSAGPPQ is encoded by the coding sequence ATGCCGCTGAGAACTGAGATCGCCCTGCTGCTTATCGAAGACAATCCGGGGGACGCCCGCCTGCTCCGGGAAATGTTGGACCGCAGCCGATTCGACCTGGCCACCCGCCCCACCCTGGGCGGTGGGCTTGATTTCCTGGAGGCGAACCCGGTCGACCTGGTCCTGCTCGACCTGAGCCTGCCCGACAGTCATGGTCTTGACACCCTTCACACCCTGAGGGAGCGGGTTCCGCACCACCCGGTGGTGGTTCTGACCGGCAACGATGATGACGAGATCGCCTTGGGGGCACTCCATGCCGGGGCCCAGGACTATCTGGTCAAGGGGCATTTCGACGAAAAGCTGCTGACGCGTTCCATCCGCTATGCCCTGGAACGCCACAAGATCGAAGCGGAGCTGATCCGGACCCGGCAGGAATGGCAGGACACCTTGGAGAGCCTCGATGACATGATCACCGTCCATGACACCGAGTTCAATGTTCTGCTCAGCAACCGGGCAGCCAGGGCGCATTTGAAAATTGCCCCGGAAGTTTGCCGCAGCGGCCAGAAGTGTCATCAGTACCTCCACGGCCTCGACAGCCCCCACCCGGGATGCGTGATCGCCCGGATGCTTGCCGACGGCCAACCGGTATCCGCGGAGTTATTCGAACCCCATCTGCAAAAATATATCGAAACCCGGGCGATTCCGCGGGTCGATGCCCGCGGCAGAGTCATTGGCGCCATCCACATCGTCCGCGATATCTCCGAACGCAAACGTGCCGAAGAGAACGAGCGGCGCAACCACCAGCTCTCCAGCGCCATGACCGAGGCGATTCTCAGCTATCTCGAAGGCGGAAACATCAGGCAAATGGCCAAGGTCATGGTCAGCCGCTGCGTGGAAATCACCGGAGCCGGTGCGGGCTTTCTCTATGAGCTGGATTCCCGAGGTGATGCCCGGATCCTCGCCCTGCACGAAGGCGCTCCTGCATCGGAAAAACGCCTGTTCCAGCAGATTGGAAAGGCCGCCGACCGGGAGCATGTCTATGCCATTCCCAGGTCACACTCCCTGGTCTTTGCCCCGGTGGAACGGAAACAGACCATCCTGACCAACTCTCCAGACGGGGCCAAGTGCGCCGGCGGTCCCTATCCGCCAAACCATCTGCCGATCAGTTCCTTTCTGGCCACCCCGCTGTTTATCGGGGAGGAGATCGTTGGCGTGCTGGGATTGGCGAACCGGCCCAACGGTTTCGGCGAACGTGAGCAGCTGGAAATCGAGGCATTCGCCCAGACCGCGTCCCTGGCTGTCCAGACCACCCGCACCGAAATGGCGCGCAGGACCGCCATCGACCACCTGCGACAGTCCCAGAAAATGGAGGCCGTGGGACAACTCGCCGGGGGCATCGCCCACGACTTCAACAACCTGCTGACGGTTATCCAGGGCTACAGCACCTTGTTGATCCGGGCACTAACCCAGGACGAAGCGCGCCAGAACGACGCCCGCACCATCCTCAAGGCCAGTGAACGGGCGGCCGAGCTGGTCCGCAGCCTGCTCGCCTTCAGCCGCCGTCAGGTATTCGAGCCCCAGGTTCTGGATCTCAACCACCTGATTCGCGGCACCGAAAAAATGCTCCGCCGGGTCATCCGGGAAGATATCGAGATCGAGCTTACCCTGGCGGACAAGATCCCCAGGGTTTGGGCCGACCCGGTACAAATCGAACAGATCCTGATGAACCTGGTGGTCAATGCCCGGGACGCCATCACGGATAGCGGTCGAATTCTCATCGAAACCGGGACCAGCGTCCTGAACCAGGCGTTTGTCGATCTCCACCCGGGAGCCGTCCTCGGCACCTATGCAACATTATCCGTCAAGGATACCGGTTGCGGCATGAGCGAGGAGATTCGCCTGAAAGTTTTCGAACCCTTCTTCACCACCAAGGAACGGGGCAAAGGGACCGGGCTTGGCCTTTCCACGGTGTACGGCATCGTTAAACAGAGCGGCGGATATATTGAAGTGCATAGCAAGCCCGAAGAGGGGGCGACCTTTCTGATTCACCTGCCGTGTACCGAACGCAGAGTTGAAAAACCAGCGGCCCCGGCCGCCCAGGCCTTGCCAGCGCTAGCCAAAGGCGTTTTGGTGGTGGAGGATGAACAAGGCGTTCTGGATCTGACCGCCCGACTGCTTCGCTCCTGCGGCTACCAGGTGGTCGAGGCCGATTCTCCGGAGAGGGCACTGAAAATCATGGAAAACTCGGCCCCCGGCATCGACCTGTTGCTGACCGACGTGGTGATGCCGGGGAGCAACGGCTTTCAGCTTGCCGAGCGCCTGCGGCAGATCCATCCGGAATTGAAGGTATTGTTCATGTCGGGCTATGCCGAGACCGCGGTGAGCGCCCCCTCGGAGGTCACCGACGGCAGAAATTTCATCCAGAAGCCCTTCAACCTGGAAACCCTGACCCATAAAATCCAGGCTATCTTTTCCCCCCGGGACTCGGCCGGTCCCCCGCAATAG
- a CDS encoding acyl-[acyl-carrier-protein] thioesterase, giving the protein MTDHAERPSIFEQSYPVRSFEVDFTGLLRPVALLNYLQDIAGEHADRLGFGVRTLLERGLTWVLSRSHTRILHYPRQGETLRVATWPSARQGVFALRDFEVHDGQGRVVALSSSSWALLNIQTMRPVRLEGNLPDYPTRGRRALEVSFDPLPELTDAELELPFRVRLADLDINLHVNNAIYAAWALEAVPEEVLKTFRPEEIEIGFRSPAFYGDRILSRSRAVGAADAPCFLHQLLHEQEARELTRLRTRWRPLGEF; this is encoded by the coding sequence CCGAGCGACCATCGATTTTCGAGCAAAGCTACCCGGTGCGCAGTTTCGAGGTGGATTTCACCGGCCTGCTGCGCCCGGTGGCCCTGCTCAATTACCTGCAGGACATCGCCGGCGAGCATGCCGACCGCCTCGGCTTCGGGGTCCGGACGCTGCTGGAGCGGGGCCTGACCTGGGTCCTCTCCCGTTCCCACACCCGCATCCTGCATTACCCCCGTCAGGGGGAGACGCTGCGGGTTGCCACCTGGCCTTCGGCCCGCCAGGGGGTGTTCGCCCTGCGCGATTTCGAGGTTCACGACGGCCAGGGGCGGGTGGTGGCGCTCTCCTCCAGTTCCTGGGCCCTGCTCAATATCCAGACCATGCGCCCGGTGCGCCTGGAGGGGAACCTGCCCGATTACCCGACCCGGGGGCGGCGGGCCCTGGAGGTCAGTTTCGACCCGCTGCCCGAATTGACCGATGCGGAACTGGAACTGCCGTTTCGGGTGCGCCTGGCCGATCTCGACATCAACCTGCACGTCAACAACGCCATTTACGCCGCCTGGGCGCTCGAGGCGGTCCCCGAGGAGGTGCTCAAGACCTTCCGTCCCGAAGAAATCGAGATCGGCTTCCGCTCCCCGGCGTTTTATGGTGATAGAATTCTCTCCAGAAGTCGCGCGGTCGGAGCGGCCGACGCCCCATGCTTTCTGCACCAGCTGCTCCACGAGCAGGAGGCCCGGGAGTTGACCCGGCTGCGCACCCGCTGGAGGCCGCTCGGGGAGTTCTGA
- a CDS encoding YbhB/YbcL family Raf kinase inhibitor-like protein, producing the protein MEDRMRIDSGVFEQGGIIPAKYTCDGANVSPPLDWSGLPGGAASLALICDDPDAPVGTWVHWVAYNIPVDRPGFGEHIPGERQLADGCLQGHNDFKRIGYGGPCPPSGTHRYFFKLYALDCRLALAAGATKEQLLAAMKGHILGEAELMGTYRRSSR; encoded by the coding sequence ATGGAGGATCGCATGCGGATCGACAGCGGCGTGTTCGAGCAAGGCGGGATAATTCCGGCTAAATACACCTGCGACGGGGCGAATGTTTCGCCGCCGTTGGACTGGTCCGGGCTCCCCGGCGGGGCGGCCAGCCTGGCGCTGATCTGCGACGACCCCGATGCGCCCGTCGGCACCTGGGTGCACTGGGTGGCCTACAACATTCCCGTCGACCGTCCGGGGTTCGGGGAACATATCCCCGGCGAGAGGCAGCTGGCCGACGGCTGCCTGCAGGGCCACAACGACTTCAAGCGCATCGGCTACGGCGGGCCCTGTCCCCCCAGCGGGACCCACCGCTATTTCTTCAAACTCTATGCTTTGGACTGCAGGCTTGCCCTGGCTGCCGGGGCCACCAAGGAGCAACTGCTCGCGGCCATGAAGGGGCACATCCTGGGCGAGGCCGAGCTGATGGGGACCTACCGGCGCTCCTCCCGGTAG
- a CDS encoding NAD-dependent epimerase/dehydratase family protein, translated as MRRNHRVLVTGATGFIGRRLVAALHERGYQVHGLSRQQGNTSAGVSRWHRGDLLDRDSLEEALAGIDSAYYLVHSLGASRTRYPALDRRAAENFVAAGERAGLRRAIYLGGLGEPDQGLSKHLSSRAEVGALLQQASFPVTVLRAAVIIGAGGASFEIIRSLVRRLPLMLIPMSIDTPCQPIAVADVIRYLAECLEREETVGQTFDICGPEVLSYHQMLERFAKVSGQTNLYLPIPLVSPRMFAWAVGLASSVKPSIAVPLIEGLKNQVVCRDTRLRQLIPFELTPFEEGVRAALAETIS; from the coding sequence ATGCGCAGAAACCATCGGGTGCTGGTGACAGGCGCAACCGGCTTTATCGGTCGGCGGCTGGTTGCGGCCCTGCACGAGCGGGGCTACCAGGTGCACGGCCTGTCACGGCAGCAGGGAAACACTTCCGCCGGGGTCTCCAGGTGGCACCGGGGGGATCTGCTCGACCGGGACTCCCTCGAGGAAGCCCTGGCGGGCATCGACTCGGCCTACTACCTGGTCCATTCTCTCGGCGCCAGCCGCACCCGCTACCCGGCCCTGGACCGACGGGCGGCGGAGAACTTCGTCGCCGCCGGGGAGCGCGCCGGGCTGCGTCGCGCCATCTACCTGGGCGGGCTGGGGGAACCGGACCAGGGGCTCTCCAAACACCTGTCCAGCCGGGCGGAGGTCGGCGCGCTCCTGCAGCAGGCAAGCTTCCCCGTCACGGTGCTGCGCGCCGCGGTCATCATCGGCGCGGGCGGGGCCTCCTTTGAAATCATCCGCTCGCTGGTTCGCCGCCTGCCGCTCATGCTCATTCCCATGAGCATCGACACCCCCTGCCAGCCCATCGCCGTCGCCGACGTGATCCGTTACCTCGCCGAATGCCTCGAGCGGGAAGAGACCGTCGGCCAAACCTTCGATATCTGCGGCCCCGAGGTTCTGAGCTATCACCAGATGCTGGAACGCTTCGCTAAGGTTTCCGGGCAAACCAACCTGTACCTGCCCATCCCCCTCGTCTCGCCCAGGATGTTCGCCTGGGCGGTGGGCCTGGCCTCGTCGGTCAAGCCGTCCATCGCCGTCCCCCTGATCGAGGGGCTGAAGAACCAGGTGGTCTGCCGCGACACCCGCCTGCGGCAGCTGATCCCCTTCGAATTGACCCCCTTCGAGGAAGGGGTGCGGGCGGCCCTGGCGGAAACAATCTCCTGA
- a CDS encoding response regulator, whose translation MQPNLIEILLVEDNPGDIRLTQEALKEAKIFNNLHVARDGEEALAFLKRTAPFLQAPRPDIILLDLNLPKLDGREVLGEIKQDPQLRSIPVVILTTSDAEEDILKAYDLHANCYINKPVDLQKFMEIVKQIEAFWFSIVKLPAAN comes from the coding sequence ATGCAGCCGAACCTCATAGAAATCCTTCTGGTCGAAGACAACCCCGGGGACATCCGGTTGACCCAGGAGGCCCTGAAAGAAGCCAAGATCTTCAACAACCTCCATGTCGCCAGGGACGGCGAAGAGGCCCTGGCATTTCTGAAGCGCACCGCTCCGTTCCTCCAGGCACCGCGGCCTGACATCATCCTACTGGACCTGAACCTTCCCAAGTTGGACGGCCGGGAGGTTCTGGGGGAGATCAAACAGGATCCCCAACTGCGCTCGATCCCGGTGGTCATCCTGACCACATCGGATGCGGAGGAGGATATCCTCAAGGCCTACGACCTGCACGCCAACTGCTACATCAACAAGCCGGTCGACCTGCAAAAGTTCATGGAGATCGTCAAGCAGATCGAAGCATTCTGGTTTTCCATCGTCAAGCTTCCCGCCGCCAATTGA
- a CDS encoding tannase/feruloyl esterase family alpha/beta hydrolase gives MSRPRFVHIFPCLPLAWLLLVLLLAACAPQRGYEAALVLADIAARDKPSRLKETTPTPIRRPLHFSVEGRSYQGDLYQPVPGSLAAILLVPGAAETGKDDPRLVAFARSLARARFTVLVPDLQSLRELKVNPGNVGELTDAFSALISRPDYAPGGRAGMLAFSYAAGPALLAAMEPSIRERVHFVFAVGGYHDLPGVLGFFTTGYFRENGRLRHLEPNEYGKWVFVLSNLHRLSEPADRRSFEAMVERKQVDLAADLSDLAADLSPEGERLYAFITNRDPARVAELIGGLPSSIQEDIEALDLAGKDLSELRARLILVHGYDDPIIPYTESIALASAVGKEQASLFLAEGLAHVDLQPGLVSRWRLWRAIDALLAERGTDPALLH, from the coding sequence GTGAGCCGTCCCCGTTTTGTCCACATCTTCCCCTGCCTGCCCCTGGCCTGGCTGCTGCTGGTTCTGCTGCTTGCGGCCTGCGCCCCCCAGCGCGGCTACGAGGCCGCCTTGGTGCTGGCCGACATTGCCGCCCGCGACAAGCCCAGCCGGCTCAAGGAAACCACCCCCACCCCCATTCGCCGTCCCCTGCACTTCAGCGTGGAGGGGCGCAGCTACCAGGGCGACCTCTACCAGCCGGTGCCGGGGTCGCTGGCGGCCATCCTGCTGGTGCCCGGCGCCGCGGAAACCGGCAAGGACGACCCGCGCCTGGTGGCCTTTGCCCGCAGCCTGGCCCGGGCCCGCTTCACCGTGCTGGTCCCCGACCTGCAAAGCCTGCGCGAACTCAAGGTCAACCCCGGCAACGTGGGCGAACTGACCGACGCCTTCAGTGCCCTTATCTCCCGCCCCGATTATGCCCCCGGGGGGCGGGCCGGCATGCTTGCCTTCAGCTACGCGGCGGGCCCGGCGCTGCTGGCGGCGATGGAGCCGTCGATCCGCGAGCGGGTCCACTTCGTGTTCGCCGTCGGCGGCTACCACGACCTGCCCGGGGTGCTCGGCTTCTTCACCACCGGCTATTTCCGGGAAAACGGCCGGCTGCGCCATCTGGAGCCCAACGAGTACGGCAAGTGGGTTTTCGTGCTGAGCAACCTGCACCGGCTTTCCGAGCCGGCCGATCGCCGGAGCTTCGAGGCCATGGTCGAGCGCAAGCAGGTCGACCTCGCCGCCGACCTGAGTGATTTGGCCGCCGACCTCTCCCCGGAGGGGGAGCGGCTCTACGCCTTCATCACCAACCGCGACCCGGCGCGGGTCGCCGAACTGATCGGCGGGCTTCCCTCTAGCATCCAGGAAGACATCGAGGCCCTCGACCTGGCCGGCAAAGATCTCTCGGAACTGCGGGCGCGGCTGATCCTGGTGCACGGCTACGACGATCCCATCATCCCCTATACCGAAAGCATCGCCCTGGCCTCTGCGGTGGGCAAGGAGCAGGCGAGCCTGTTTCTCGCCGAAGGGCTGGCCCACGTCGATCTGCAGCCGGGGCTGGTCAGCCGCTGGCGGCTCTGGCGGGCGATCGACGCCCTGCTTGCCGAGCGCGGAACCGATCCCGCCTTGCTCCATTGA